Proteins encoded in a region of the Panicum hallii strain FIL2 chromosome 3, PHallii_v3.1, whole genome shotgun sequence genome:
- the LOC112887410 gene encoding uncharacterized protein LOC112887410, translating to MASRDAADSPRSAPRRPGAAAAAPKDGAGLLSPRFRSAAAMAGWDEESVLLAALVVEDTPVRESRRKRRASTSSSAGGSAGSSTRKRRSRRHSPSRIPAVVLALDDDDDDKPGAAADGKSEVKDAKEEEKKAVVVGEKEASGSGEKAAATDNLPCMDRLREELSCAICLEICFEPSTTPCGHSFCMKCLKHAAAKCGKRCPKCRQLISNSRSCTINTVLWNTIQLLFPSEIETRRTSIASPSSCNEDVNHSPPGSNNFSQGGHGMRTRSSSGSFITEGRTRSSYRTFITPASTTNSNTSGNFISTHGSTTSSHSRTAFVPASRLVNTRTFVRSDQSEDAALAYRLQQEEFMNAFEEPEQERQPQNTVSTARDNLRAMASRAIRLRARGWPV from the exons atgGCGTCGAGAGACGCGGCGGACAGCCCCAGATCCGCGCCGCGTCGCCctggggcggcggcagcggctccCAAGGACGGCGCCGGCCTGCTCAGCCCACGGTTCCGGTCGGCCGCCGCGATGGCCGGGTGGGACGAGGAGTCCGTCCTCCTCGCGGCGCTCGTCGTCGAGGACACCCCCGTCCGCGAGTCCCGCCGAAAGAGGCgggcctccacctcctcctccgccggcggCAGCGCCGGATCCAGCACCAG GAAGAGGAGGTCCCGTAGGCATTCGCCGAGCAGGATCCCGGCGGTTGTTCTCgcgctcgacgacgacgacgacgataagCCGGGCGCTGCGGCAG ATGGCAAGTCGGAAGTGAAGGATGCAAAGGAAGAGGAAAAGAAGGCTGTCGTTGTGGGTGAGAAGGAGGCGTCCGGATCCGGCGAGAAGGCAGCGGCGACGGACAACCTGCCGTGTATGGATCGGCTCCGGGAGGAGCTCTCTTGCGCG ATTTGCCTGGAGATCTGCTTCGAGCCCAGCACCACGCCTTGTGGTCACAG CTTCTGCATGAAATGCTTAAAACATGCTGCAGCCAAGTGTGGAAAACGGTGTCCTAAATGCAGGCAATTAATCAG CAATTCAAGATCTTGCACCATCAATACTGTACTCTGGAACACGATTCAGCTCTTGTTTCCTAGTGAAATTGAGACAAGAAGGACTTCGATTGCATCACCTTCATCATGCAACGAGGATGTGAACCATAGCCCACCAGGAAGTAATAATTTTTCACAAGGTGGCCATGGCATGAGAACAAGGAGCAGCAGTGGTAGCTTCATCACAGAAGGCAGAACAAGAAGCAGCTACAGGACCTTCATCACACCTGCGAGCACAACAAACAGTAACACCAGTGGGAATTTCATCAGCACACATGGCAGCACAACAAGCAGTCACAGCAGGACAGCCTTCGTCCCAGCTTCACGACTGGTCAATACAAGGACTTTTGTAAGATCAGATCAATCTGAAGATGCTGCATTGGCTTACAGGTTGCAGCAGGAGGAGTTCATGAATGCCTTTGAGGAGCCTGAGCAGGAGAGGCAGCCACAGAACACCGTGTCCACAGCACGAGATAATTTGAGAGCAATGGCCTCTCGGGCAATTCGCCTTCGTGCTCGAGGCTGGCCAGTTTAG